One stretch of Streptomyces agglomeratus DNA includes these proteins:
- a CDS encoding fused DSP-PTPase phosphatase/NAD kinase-like protein, which yields MSLLGYAVLWAAFTLGMIGAHAMASQKESSGVRMAGINHFKAVDDKLWRGSAPRADGYRELVARGVHTVVDLRAEKLSAEELAVPQKAGLKVVRMPIRDGQTPTNGQVATFQETVKSSEGPVFVHCGAGVGRTGSITAAYVVNTGEATSRQAALRTLAVGPPSIEQVWYVLTTGRDEPSQPPAAIEAFSRIFDAPRRIMASF from the coding sequence GTGTCCCTCCTCGGCTACGCCGTGCTGTGGGCAGCCTTCACCCTGGGCATGATCGGCGCCCACGCGATGGCTTCCCAGAAGGAGTCGTCCGGCGTACGGATGGCCGGGATCAACCACTTCAAGGCGGTCGACGACAAGTTGTGGCGCGGTTCCGCCCCGCGCGCGGACGGATACCGCGAGCTCGTGGCCCGCGGCGTGCACACGGTGGTCGACCTGCGGGCGGAGAAGCTGTCCGCGGAAGAGCTCGCCGTACCGCAGAAGGCCGGGCTGAAGGTCGTCCGTATGCCGATCCGGGACGGGCAGACGCCCACCAACGGGCAGGTCGCCACCTTCCAGGAGACCGTGAAGTCGTCCGAGGGGCCGGTGTTCGTCCACTGCGGCGCCGGCGTCGGCCGCACCGGCTCCATCACCGCGGCGTACGTCGTGAACACCGGGGAGGCGACCTCCAGGCAGGCCGCGCTGCGCACCCTCGCCGTCGGCCCGCCGTCCATCGAGCAGGTGTGGTACGTGCTCACGACCGGCCGGGACGAGCCGAGCCAGCCGCCCGCCGCCATCGAGGCGTTCAGCCGCATCTTCGACGCACCGCGCCGGATCATGGCTTCGTTCTGA
- a CDS encoding glycoside hydrolase family 15 protein, whose translation MSKPIEDYALLSDLESAAMLGRDGSVDWLCFPRFDSPACFAALLGTGDNGFWRVAPVGAGACSHRAYRRDTLVLDSYWETAAGTVRVTDFMPPRGRQPCVVRTVEGLSGSVTLRSELKPRFHQGRILPWVRVTDNCTVAIAGPDSLWLSADGPVRTVDRTDATVLELTVPAGRRTTLMLAWTPSHLTGLPAPLCVPPETALKATTDFWREWTAQCRYEGPWREAVVRSLITLKALTYAPTGGIVAAPTTSLPECAGGERNWDYRYCWLRDSTLTLSCLLRSGYRDEATAWLDWLLRAIAGEPADLQAVYGVEGHRHLPETEAPWLPGYEGARPVRFGNAAVGQFQLDVYGEVLDTLYWSLRAGIPLESHMWSLVNSLMRYLRTHWREPDEGLWEVRGPRRQFVHSKVMSWVAADRALRMGHLLGRNGASAQWRAMRDAVHREVCREGWDAEQQSFVQSYGSSALDASALLMPKLGFLSPDDPRVRGTVRAMRALDHEGFVRRYAQSGHGADGVHAVDGMHGSEGTFVACSLWYADALAATGHLDRARETFERVLGIRNDVGLLSEQWDPGGRRQLGNAPQAFSHIALVDTAFALQRAESAPGPGAERQLT comes from the coding sequence ATGAGCAAGCCCATCGAGGACTACGCCCTTCTCAGCGACCTCGAATCTGCCGCGATGCTCGGCAGGGACGGGTCGGTCGACTGGCTCTGTTTCCCGCGCTTCGATTCTCCCGCCTGTTTCGCCGCACTGCTCGGCACGGGGGACAACGGATTCTGGCGCGTGGCGCCCGTCGGCGCCGGAGCCTGCTCCCACCGGGCATACCGCCGGGACACGCTTGTGCTCGATTCGTACTGGGAGACGGCGGCCGGCACCGTGCGCGTCACGGACTTCATGCCGCCGCGCGGCCGGCAGCCCTGCGTGGTGCGCACCGTGGAGGGCTTGTCCGGTTCAGTCACCCTGCGCAGCGAACTCAAGCCGCGTTTCCACCAGGGAAGAATCCTTCCCTGGGTCCGGGTCACCGACAACTGCACGGTCGCGATCGCCGGGCCGGACTCGCTGTGGCTGAGCGCCGACGGCCCGGTGCGGACAGTGGACCGGACGGACGCCACCGTCCTCGAACTCACCGTACCGGCGGGCCGGCGGACCACCCTGATGCTGGCCTGGACGCCCTCCCACCTCACCGGACTGCCCGCACCCCTGTGCGTGCCGCCGGAGACGGCGCTCAAGGCGACCACCGACTTCTGGCGCGAGTGGACGGCCCAGTGCCGCTACGAAGGACCGTGGCGCGAAGCCGTCGTACGGTCCCTGATCACCCTGAAAGCGCTCACCTACGCCCCCACCGGCGGCATCGTCGCGGCCCCCACCACCTCGCTCCCCGAATGCGCGGGCGGCGAACGCAACTGGGACTACCGGTACTGCTGGCTGCGCGACTCCACCCTCACCCTCTCCTGCCTGCTACGCAGCGGCTACCGGGACGAGGCGACGGCCTGGCTCGACTGGCTGCTGCGCGCGATCGCGGGCGAACCCGCCGATCTACAGGCCGTGTACGGCGTCGAAGGCCACCGGCACCTCCCCGAGACCGAGGCACCATGGCTGCCCGGCTATGAGGGCGCGCGGCCGGTCAGGTTCGGGAACGCCGCGGTGGGGCAGTTCCAGCTCGACGTGTACGGCGAGGTGCTGGACACGCTGTACTGGTCGCTGCGCGCCGGCATCCCCCTGGAGTCCCACATGTGGAGCCTGGTCAACTCCCTGATGCGCTATCTGCGCACGCACTGGCGCGAACCGGACGAAGGGCTGTGGGAGGTCCGCGGGCCGAGGCGCCAGTTCGTCCATTCCAAGGTCATGTCATGGGTCGCCGCCGACCGCGCCCTGCGCATGGGACACCTCCTCGGCCGGAACGGGGCCTCCGCGCAGTGGCGGGCCATGCGCGACGCGGTGCACCGGGAAGTCTGCCGCGAGGGCTGGGACGCGGAGCAGCAGTCGTTCGTCCAGTCCTACGGCTCCTCCGCACTCGACGCGTCCGCGCTGCTGATGCCCAAGCTCGGTTTCCTTTCCCCCGACGACCCGCGGGTGCGCGGCACGGTCCGGGCGATGCGGGCGCTGGACCACGAGGGCTTCGTACGCCGGTACGCGCAGAGCGGCCACGGCGCGGACGGCGTGCATGCCGTGGACGGCATGCACGGCTCCGAGGGCACGTTCGTGGCGTGTTCGCTCTGGTACGCCGACGCCCTGGCCGCGACCGGACACCTGGACCGGGCGCGGGAGACCTTCGAACGGGTCCTGGGCATCCGCAACGACGTCGGGCTGCTGTCGGAGCAGTGGGACCCGGGCGGGCGGCGGCAGCTGGGGAACGCCCCGCAGGCGTTCAGCCACATCGCCCTGGTGGACACGGCGTTCGCCCTCCAGCGGGCCGAGTCCGCGCCCGGACCGGGCGCCGAGCGGCAGCTCACCTGA
- a CDS encoding NAD-dependent epimerase/dehydratase family protein, with the protein MTKGNAFVIGATGQIGRAAVRALAEDGWDVTAASRGGGRDERWPQEVRATALDREDDAALAAALGEGCDVLVDMVAMEERHAAQLTGLADRIGSAVVISSGAVYEDDKGRSFDTQAEPDGFPRCPVPIPETQPTVAPGDATYGTRKVAVERRLLAAADRLPTTVLRAGAVHGPYCRTPRELHFVKRVLDGRPVRVLAHGGRSRFHPVHVSNLGELIRLAAARPGARVLNAGDPDVPTVAEISTAIDAVMGVRSELVLVDGSPPVGTVGETPWSGVHPVVYDMSAAERELGYRAVTGYADSLPATVEWLAEMLRRQDWREAFPKLSQRYAHDGDGPFDYAQEDAWLASR; encoded by the coding sequence ATGACCAAGGGAAACGCGTTCGTCATCGGAGCCACAGGACAGATCGGGCGGGCGGCCGTACGGGCCCTCGCCGAGGACGGCTGGGACGTGACCGCCGCGTCGCGCGGCGGTGGCCGCGACGAGAGGTGGCCGCAGGAGGTACGAGCGACGGCGCTCGACCGGGAGGACGACGCGGCGCTCGCCGCCGCGCTCGGCGAGGGCTGCGACGTCCTGGTGGACATGGTCGCGATGGAGGAGCGGCACGCGGCGCAGCTGACCGGGCTGGCGGACCGGATCGGCTCCGCCGTCGTCATCTCCAGTGGCGCCGTGTACGAGGACGACAAGGGGCGCAGCTTCGACACCCAGGCCGAGCCCGACGGCTTTCCGCGCTGTCCGGTGCCGATCCCGGAGACGCAGCCGACCGTGGCGCCGGGAGACGCGACGTACGGGACCAGGAAGGTCGCGGTCGAACGGCGGCTGCTGGCGGCCGCCGACCGGCTGCCGACGACCGTCCTGCGGGCGGGCGCGGTCCACGGGCCGTACTGCCGGACACCGCGCGAGCTCCACTTCGTCAAGCGGGTGCTGGACGGCCGGCCGGTGCGCGTCCTGGCGCACGGCGGGCGCAGCCGGTTCCACCCGGTGCACGTCTCGAATCTCGGGGAGCTGATCCGCCTGGCGGCGGCGCGGCCGGGTGCGCGGGTGCTCAACGCGGGCGATCCCGACGTTCCGACGGTCGCGGAGATCAGTACGGCGATCGACGCCGTCATGGGCGTACGGAGCGAGCTGGTGCTGGTGGACGGGTCCCCGCCGGTGGGCACGGTCGGCGAGACGCCCTGGAGCGGCGTCCACCCCGTCGTCTACGACATGTCCGCCGCCGAGCGGGAACTGGGCTACCGGGCTGTCACCGGTTACGCCGACTCCCTGCCCGCCACCGTGGAATGGCTGGCGGAGATGCTCCGTCGCCAGGACTGGCGGGAGGCGTTCCCCAAGCTGTCGCAGCGGTACGCCCACGACGGCGACGGGCCGTTCGACTACGCCCAGGAGGACGCCTGGCTCGCCTCCCGGTAG
- a CDS encoding methyltransferase: MSGRPPTRNDDVYWDRWPVEDYLAENYRELHPSDAAVIAHHSAFYRRFAAGGVARSVEFGAGPNLYPLMLAVAASRRIDAVEAGASGVAYLTRQLDRGPDDSWQPFYALCRRLNPGLPATAEEALARVRVVHADVRDLTPGTYGAASMSFVAEGVTEDRGEFTDFCRHFVRSVVPGGHLVAAFMENMPTYRIGPASRWPGCPVDPAVVTEVFRPLTRRLSVGRIDADPTLPDYGDSGMVLLTAVR; encoded by the coding sequence GTGTCCGGACGTCCGCCGACGCGCAACGACGATGTGTACTGGGACCGCTGGCCCGTCGAGGACTACCTGGCGGAGAACTACCGGGAGCTGCACCCGTCGGACGCGGCGGTCATCGCCCACCACTCGGCGTTCTACCGCCGGTTCGCGGCCGGCGGCGTCGCCCGTTCCGTCGAGTTCGGGGCCGGTCCCAATCTGTATCCGCTTATGCTCGCGGTCGCCGCGAGCCGGCGGATCGACGCGGTCGAGGCCGGTGCGTCCGGTGTCGCGTACCTGACCCGGCAGCTCGACCGGGGCCCGGACGACAGCTGGCAGCCGTTCTACGCGCTGTGCCGGCGCCTGAATCCCGGCCTTCCGGCGACCGCCGAGGAGGCTCTGGCGCGGGTACGGGTCGTCCACGCGGACGTACGGGACCTCACGCCCGGCACCTACGGCGCCGCCTCGATGAGCTTCGTCGCGGAGGGCGTCACCGAGGACCGCGGCGAGTTCACGGACTTCTGCCGCCACTTCGTACGCTCGGTCGTGCCCGGCGGGCATCTGGTCGCGGCGTTCATGGAGAACATGCCCACGTACCGCATCGGACCCGCGTCCCGGTGGCCCGGCTGTCCGGTGGACCCGGCCGTCGTCACGGAGGTCTTCCGGCCACTGACCCGGCGGCTCTCGGTCGGCCGGATCGACGCCGACCCGACGCTGCCGGATTACGGCGATTCGGGGATGGTGCTGCTGACCGCGGTCAGGTGA
- a CDS encoding DUF6153 family protein: MSQQTWCAARPLGVRLYALLVLTVLAGLVAMHGLGPVVPPAPGSAAPQVRHAAPGAPAPGALTTTTATTAITAASATASHADAAGGADCAHAGHGEGDAGGHVEHADSTCAAGGTSGAPATAPPARADVVVCPAADVTALVPEVTRDGRAPPSLSELQLLRI, translated from the coding sequence ATGAGTCAGCAGACGTGGTGCGCGGCCCGGCCCCTCGGGGTGCGGCTGTACGCGCTGCTCGTGCTGACCGTACTGGCGGGTCTGGTGGCCATGCACGGGCTGGGGCCGGTCGTTCCTCCGGCACCCGGCTCCGCCGCGCCGCAGGTGCGCCACGCGGCCCCCGGCGCGCCCGCTCCGGGCGCGCTCACCACGACAACGGCCACGACTGCGATCACGGCCGCGTCCGCCACCGCCTCGCACGCCGACGCGGCCGGCGGCGCGGACTGCGCCCACGCCGGTCACGGCGAGGGCGACGCCGGGGGACACGTCGAGCACGCCGACTCCACGTGCGCCGCCGGGGGCACGAGCGGAGCGCCCGCGACAGCCCCGCCGGCGCGGGCAGACGTCGTCGTCTGTCCGGCAGCGGACGTCACGGCGCTCGTCCCCGAGGTGACGCGCGACGGCCGCGCCCCGCCTTCCCTCAGCGAACTCCAACTCCTGCGCATATAG
- a CDS encoding lysophospholipid acyltransferase family protein: MFYYVLKYVLLGPLLRLLFRPRIEGLEHIPDEGAAIVAGNHLSFSDHFLMPAIIKRRITFLAKAEYFTGPGLKGRLTAAFFRSAGQIPVDRSGKEAGKAAIREGLGVLSKGELLGIYPEGTRSHDGRLYKGKVGVAAMALQARVPVIPCAMVGTFEIQPPGQVVPRIKRVTIRFGEPLDFSRYAGLENEKAALRAVTDEIMYAILGLSGQEYVDRYAAEVKAEQAKKFPRLLR, from the coding sequence GTGTTCTACTACGTGCTCAAGTACGTCCTCCTCGGGCCGTTGCTGAGGCTGCTCTTCCGGCCGAGGATCGAGGGGCTCGAACACATCCCGGACGAAGGCGCCGCGATCGTGGCGGGCAACCACCTGTCGTTCTCCGACCACTTCCTGATGCCCGCGATCATCAAGCGGCGCATCACCTTCCTCGCCAAGGCCGAGTACTTCACGGGTCCCGGCCTCAAGGGCCGGCTGACGGCCGCGTTCTTCCGCAGCGCCGGTCAGATCCCGGTCGACAGGTCGGGCAAGGAGGCGGGGAAGGCGGCGATCCGCGAAGGGCTCGGGGTGCTGAGCAAGGGCGAACTGCTCGGCATCTACCCGGAAGGCACCCGCTCGCACGACGGCCGCCTCTACAAGGGCAAGGTCGGGGTCGCGGCGATGGCGCTCCAGGCGCGGGTGCCCGTGATCCCGTGCGCGATGGTCGGTACGTTCGAGATCCAGCCGCCGGGACAGGTCGTACCGCGCATCAAGCGCGTCACGATCCGGTTCGGCGAACCGCTGGACTTCTCGCGCTACGCGGGCCTGGAGAACGAGAAGGCGGCGCTCCGCGCGGTCACCGACGAGATCATGTACGCCATCCTCGGGCTCTCCGGCCAGGAGTACGTCGACCGGTACGCGGCGGAGGTCAAGGCGGAGCAGGCGAAGAAGTTCCCGAGGCTCCTGCGCTGA
- a CDS encoding DUF305 domain-containing protein has product MTAHSSPVRRAAALAATVTAAVLLAACGGGNDGGGNDGSSRHDGHGTTSAAPDGRGERNAADISFARGMIPHHRQAVDMAALAATRTGSAEVKKLAAEIKRAQGPEIRTLSGWLTAWGEKVPAGTGVGEHTGHSGSGMMTPGEMEKLEKSSGEAFDTAFLTMMVEHHEGAVEMARTERSDGVYGPAKDMAGDIVTSQSAEIARMNKLLGTG; this is encoded by the coding sequence ATGACCGCACACAGTTCCCCGGTCCGCCGCGCCGCCGCGCTGGCCGCAACCGTCACCGCCGCTGTCCTGCTCGCCGCCTGCGGCGGGGGAAATGACGGCGGGGGAAATGACGGTTCGTCCCGCCACGACGGCCACGGCACCACCTCTGCCGCCCCCGACGGGCGGGGCGAGCGGAACGCCGCCGACATCTCCTTCGCGCGGGGGATGATCCCGCACCACCGTCAGGCTGTCGACATGGCGGCACTGGCGGCGACCCGGACAGGGTCCGCCGAGGTCAAGAAGCTGGCCGCCGAAATCAAGCGGGCGCAGGGCCCGGAGATCAGGACGCTGTCCGGCTGGCTCACCGCCTGGGGCGAGAAGGTCCCCGCGGGAACCGGAGTCGGAGAGCACACCGGCCACTCCGGCTCCGGGATGATGACGCCCGGGGAAATGGAGAAGCTGGAGAAGTCGTCCGGCGAGGCGTTCGACACCGCGTTCCTCACGATGATGGTCGAACACCACGAAGGCGCGGTCGAGATGGCGAGGACCGAGCGGTCCGACGGGGTCTACGGGCCCGCCAAGGACATGGCCGGTGACATCGTCACCTCGCAGAGCGCCGAGATCGCGCGTATGAACAAGCTGCTCGGCACGGGCTGA
- a CDS encoding PEP/pyruvate-binding domain-containing protein, with translation MGSGLERLAVIPLEAEEARNPALTGAKAANLARAAAAGLPVLPGFALMPVEAAAGVPHGEAALRAAWRELTGEEGRPLVVRSSSAVEDTSDSSMAGLFASVLDVRGWESFTDAMRTVLGSARRGESSAGPRAGGAGAGEPAGGMAVLVQPMLRTSVGGVMFGADPVAGRRDRILVSVVRGGPDRQLSGATQGVRYQLTRHGRLASIEPRELRRRRLLGRRRIWRLVRLARRAERILGGP, from the coding sequence GTGGGCAGCGGCCTGGAACGGCTGGCGGTGATCCCACTGGAGGCCGAGGAGGCACGGAACCCGGCGCTGACCGGAGCGAAGGCGGCCAACCTCGCCCGGGCCGCCGCGGCCGGGCTGCCCGTACTGCCCGGCTTCGCTCTCATGCCCGTGGAGGCGGCGGCGGGCGTGCCGCACGGCGAGGCCGCACTGCGGGCGGCGTGGCGGGAGCTGACCGGCGAGGAGGGGCGGCCCCTGGTCGTACGGTCCTCCTCGGCTGTCGAGGACACCTCCGATTCCTCCATGGCGGGGCTCTTCGCCTCCGTACTGGACGTGCGCGGCTGGGAGAGCTTCACCGACGCCATGCGGACCGTGCTCGGCTCGGCCCGGCGCGGCGAGTCCTCCGCCGGCCCCCGCGCCGGCGGGGCGGGCGCCGGCGAACCGGCCGGCGGCATGGCGGTGCTGGTCCAGCCCATGCTGCGGACCTCGGTGGGCGGGGTGATGTTCGGCGCCGACCCGGTGGCCGGCCGGCGGGACCGGATCCTGGTCAGCGTCGTGCGCGGCGGGCCCGACCGGCAGCTGTCCGGGGCCACCCAGGGTGTCCGGTACCAGCTGACCCGGCACGGGCGCCTGGCCAGTATCGAGCCGCGTGAACTGCGCCGCCGCCGGCTGCTGGGGCGGCGGCGGATCTGGCGCCTGGTACGGCTGGCCCGGCGTGCCGAGCGGATCCTCGGCGGACCGTAG